The following coding sequences are from one Kushneria phosphatilytica window:
- a CDS encoding DUF481 domain-containing protein produces the protein MNDFLHPGKRLPLVAALLSALLLVVWGFGPGSHHAYAESGAESLFYAPPPASDQNNGFSGHAELGYTALSGNTNTETLLAKGRLSWYTEQWTHTFRMETKSVRDSGNTSAEQYLVGQRERYNLSASNYLFELARWEKERFSGYDNQFTTIVGYGRQLLDTEHQQFSIEGGPGYRFDDFEGGGSKHNAVGYGAFDYDFQLTDTATFTQQASVEAASDNITARSYTAISVALNSSLSLRVSHELKSNSNPPDEAESHTDRTTAASIVYNF, from the coding sequence ATGAACGATTTTCTTCATCCCGGCAAGCGACTGCCACTGGTGGCCGCTTTGCTCTCAGCACTGTTGCTGGTTGTCTGGGGCTTCGGTCCAGGATCTCATCATGCCTACGCCGAATCCGGGGCCGAGTCCCTGTTTTATGCGCCACCCCCCGCCTCTGACCAGAACAATGGTTTCAGTGGTCATGCCGAACTCGGCTATACCGCGCTGAGTGGTAATACCAATACCGAAACCCTGCTGGCCAAGGGCAGACTCTCCTGGTATACCGAGCAATGGACACATACCTTCCGGATGGAAACCAAAAGCGTGAGGGACAGCGGCAATACGAGTGCCGAACAGTACCTGGTCGGCCAGCGTGAACGCTACAACCTGTCCGCATCGAACTATCTGTTTGAACTGGCCAGATGGGAGAAGGAGCGCTTTTCCGGCTATGACAATCAGTTCACGACCATTGTCGGCTATGGTCGCCAACTGCTCGATACCGAGCACCAGCAGTTCTCGATCGAAGGAGGCCCGGGCTATCGCTTCGATGACTTCGAAGGCGGTGGCAGCAAGCACAATGCGGTCGGCTACGGGGCCTTCGATTACGATTTCCAGCTGACCGATACGGCTACCTTTACCCAGCAGGCCTCGGTCGAGGCTGCTTCGGACAACATTACCGCTCGCTCCTATACCGCCATTTCCGTTGCACTCAATTCCAGCCTGTCACTGCGCGTTTCCCACGAACTCAAAAGCAACTCCAATCCGCCAGACGAAGCCGAGTCCCATACCGACCGCACCACCGCAGCGTCCATCGTTTACAACTTCTAA